The Kosmotoga olearia TBF 19.5.1 sequence CATCCTCGGAGAAAAGGAGATAGAAAAAATGAAAGATGGAGCTGTTATAATCAATGCAGCCAGAGGTGGAGTACTAGATGAACAGGCTCTTTATGATGCTTTAATTGCAGGAAAGTTAGCGGGTGCGGCTCTCGATGTCTTTGAGGTTGAACCGCCCGTTGATGAGCTTCGCAGAAAGTTGCTGGGATTACCCAATGTTGTAGCCACACCTCATATTGGCGCAAGCACCTATGAAGGTCAGGAACGCGTTGGAATTGAAATGGCCAAAAAGCTCATTGAGGTTGCAAAAGAAATAGAATAAAATCTTATCAACCATTTCACTTTAGGAGGTGTTAGTGTGAAAGTTTACGTCGACAAGGACACTTGCATCGGTTGTGGCGTTTGTGAAGGTCTCTGTCCAGAGGTTTTTAAGATGAATGACGAGGGCAAGGCTGAGGTTATCGTTCCTGAAACCGAAGCCAGCTGTGCTCAGGACGCAGCCGATTCCTGTCCGGTTCAGGCTATA is a genomic window containing:
- a CDS encoding ferredoxin; amino-acid sequence: MKVYVDKDTCIGCGVCEGLCPEVFKMNDEGKAEVIVPETEASCAQDAADSCPVQAIKVE